A genome region from Corynebacterium uberis includes the following:
- the nagB gene encoding glucosamine-6-phosphate deaminase — protein sequence MEILIRDTPEQVAVQAADILAGYVREGATIGVATGSTPLHTYRELIRRHREEGLSFAQTQMFALDEYVGLPYEHEQSYHRVIHDELTSRIDVHPANVHVPDGLAADLIQATADYERDIEAAGGIDIQILGVGTNGHIGFNEPGSSLNSLTRIKTLHPQTVADNARFFDSPDDVPYQVLTQGLGTIQRARHLLLLATGEAKADAVARLVEGPLSAACPASILQWHRHATVLVDAPAAAGLRSADYYRFVEEHKPAWQRY from the coding sequence ATGGAAATCCTCATCCGCGATACCCCCGAACAGGTGGCCGTCCAGGCCGCCGACATCCTCGCCGGCTACGTGCGCGAGGGCGCCACCATCGGCGTGGCCACCGGCTCGACCCCGCTGCACACCTACCGCGAGCTCATCCGCCGCCACCGCGAGGAGGGCTTGAGCTTCGCCCAGACCCAGATGTTCGCCCTCGACGAATACGTGGGCCTGCCCTACGAGCACGAACAGTCCTACCACCGCGTCATCCACGACGAGCTGACCTCGCGTATCGACGTCCACCCCGCCAACGTCCACGTCCCCGACGGCCTGGCCGCCGACCTCATCCAGGCCACCGCCGACTACGAACGCGACATCGAAGCCGCCGGCGGCATTGACATCCAGATCCTCGGCGTGGGCACCAACGGGCACATCGGCTTCAACGAGCCGGGCAGCTCGCTGAACTCCCTGACCCGCATCAAGACCCTCCACCCGCAGACCGTGGCCGACAACGCCCGCTTCTTCGACTCGCCCGACGACGTGCCCTACCAGGTGCTCACCCAGGGGTTAGGCACCATCCAGCGCGCCCGCCACCTGCTGCTGCTAGCCACCGGCGAGGCCAAGGCTGATGCCGTGGCCCGCCTGGTCGAAGGCCCGCTGTCGGCCGCCTGCCCCGCCTCCATCCTGCAATGGCACCGCCACGCCACCGTGCTTGTCGACGCCCCCGCCGCCGCCGGCCTGCGCAGCGCCGACTACTACCGCTTCGTAGAAGAACACAAGCCCGCCTGGCAGCGCTACTAA
- a CDS encoding N-acetylglucosamine-6-phosphate deacetylase, whose product MNQPITPTPDGMHIHAHVLTATTDVGPARITVTDGTITAITPTPDLTPAAAADLPLAVPGFVDLHNHGGARGAFPTGTLEQCRTAAAFHRDHGTTTLLASLVSGTEDELTSQVQVLTELVDSGEIAGIHLEGPFINACRCGAQAPTRIQPGDPDMLARIIDASLGTVRQITFAPETPHAAELLAVCADNGVIASLGHSDADYDTTRAVLDRAAELGVTVTATHLFNAMPPLHHRDPGIAAALIEAAAEGRTWVELIADGVHLADGTVDMVTAAVGDHALAVTDAMEAAGMPDGSYILGPLDVTVAGGVARLSTSDATPGAIAGGTTTLLDQFHRYRARHGGPAAVRLTSTNAAAALGLDGEAGDLRPGMPATLVLIAPSGAPAAVIVDGAVR is encoded by the coding sequence GTGAACCAGCCCATCACCCCCACCCCCGACGGAATGCACATCCACGCGCACGTCCTCACCGCCACCACGGACGTCGGACCCGCCCGCATCACCGTCACCGACGGCACCATCACCGCAATCACCCCCACCCCCGACCTGACCCCCGCCGCGGCCGCCGACCTCCCCCTGGCCGTGCCCGGATTCGTCGACCTACACAACCACGGCGGCGCCCGCGGCGCCTTCCCCACCGGCACCCTCGAGCAGTGCCGCACCGCCGCGGCCTTCCACCGCGACCACGGCACCACCACCCTGCTAGCCAGCCTGGTCTCCGGCACCGAAGACGAGCTGACCAGCCAGGTCCAGGTGCTCACCGAACTCGTCGACTCCGGGGAGATCGCCGGCATCCACCTCGAAGGGCCCTTCATCAACGCCTGCCGCTGCGGCGCCCAAGCCCCCACCCGCATCCAGCCCGGCGACCCGGACATGCTCGCCCGCATTATCGACGCCTCCCTAGGCACCGTCCGCCAAATCACCTTCGCCCCCGAAACCCCCCACGCCGCCGAGCTGCTCGCCGTCTGCGCAGACAACGGGGTCATCGCCTCCCTCGGGCACAGCGACGCCGACTATGACACCACCCGCGCCGTGCTGGACCGCGCCGCCGAGCTGGGGGTGACCGTCACCGCCACCCACCTGTTTAACGCCATGCCCCCGCTGCACCACCGCGACCCCGGCATCGCCGCCGCGCTTATCGAAGCCGCCGCAGAAGGGCGCACCTGGGTGGAGCTCATCGCCGACGGCGTCCACCTGGCCGACGGCACCGTGGACATGGTCACCGCAGCCGTCGGCGACCACGCCCTGGCCGTCACCGACGCGATGGAGGCCGCCGGCATGCCGGACGGTTCCTATATCCTGGGCCCACTCGACGTCACCGTCGCCGGCGGGGTGGCACGGCTGAGCACCAGCGACGCCACCCCCGGCGCCATCGCCGGAGGCACCACCACCCTGCTCGACCAGTTCCACCGCTACCGCGCCCGCCACGGCGGGCCCGCGGCGGTACGCCTGACCTCCACCAACGCGGCCGCCGCCTTAGGCCTCGACGGGGAGGCCGGGGACCTGCGTCCGGGCATGCCCGCCACCCTCGTACTCATCGCGCCCTCCGGGGCGCCCGCAGCCGTCATCGTTGACGGCGCGGTCCGCTAA
- a CDS encoding dihydrodipicolinate synthase family protein: MTIPRSGNETPVPSPHTPTSAVTDTTRPSFRGVIPPVLTPLTESGQVDTDTLAHHVERLIAAGVDGLFALGSSAEAAFLTRSQRREVTTTIVTAAAGRVPVTVGVIDTTTPRVLEHVADAIECGAQGLVATAPFYVRTHRNEIARHFRLIHAAAPQLPLFAYNIPVSVQVILDVPQLIELAQEGVLAGVKDSGGVDSYTRTLCAARDAAQLDNFVILTGSETTVDMAYLGGADGVVPGLGNVDPASYVELARLCSAGDWETAATLQTRINELFQIVFVGDPARMGGSSAGLGGFKAALEHLGVFPNHRMADPHEPLNDAELARIAAIVDAAAVGR; encoded by the coding sequence ATGACCATCCCTCGATCAGGAAATGAGACCCCCGTGCCTTCCCCGCACACCCCCACCTCTGCCGTCACCGACACCACCCGCCCCTCCTTCCGCGGCGTCATCCCGCCCGTGCTCACCCCCTTGACCGAATCCGGCCAGGTGGACACCGACACCCTGGCCCACCACGTCGAGCGCCTCATCGCCGCCGGCGTTGACGGACTGTTCGCCCTCGGCTCCTCTGCCGAGGCGGCCTTCCTCACCCGCAGCCAGCGCCGCGAGGTCACCACCACCATCGTCACCGCGGCCGCCGGGCGCGTGCCCGTCACCGTCGGCGTGATCGACACCACCACCCCCCGCGTGCTCGAGCACGTCGCCGACGCCATCGAATGCGGCGCCCAGGGCCTGGTGGCCACCGCCCCGTTCTACGTGCGCACCCACCGCAACGAGATCGCCCGCCACTTCCGCCTCATCCACGCCGCCGCCCCCCAGCTGCCGCTGTTCGCCTACAACATCCCCGTCAGCGTGCAGGTGATCCTGGACGTCCCCCAGCTCATCGAGCTGGCGCAGGAGGGCGTGCTCGCCGGCGTGAAGGATTCCGGCGGCGTGGACTCCTACACCCGCACCCTGTGCGCCGCCCGCGACGCCGCACAGCTGGACAACTTTGTCATCCTCACCGGCTCGGAGACCACCGTGGACATGGCCTACCTGGGCGGGGCGGACGGCGTGGTGCCCGGCCTGGGCAACGTGGACCCGGCCTCCTACGTGGAGCTCGCCCGGCTGTGCAGCGCCGGCGACTGGGAGACGGCCGCGACGCTGCAAACCCGGATCAATGAGCTGTTCCAGATCGTCTTCGTCGGCGACCCGGCGCGCATGGGCGGATCCTCCGCCGGCCTCGGCGGCTTCAAGGCCGCGCTCGAGCACCTGGGGGTCTTCCCCAACCATCGCATGGCCGATCCGCACGAGCCGCTCAACGACGCCGAGCTCGCCCGCATCGCCGCCATCGTCGACGCTGCCGCGGTAGGGAGGTAA
- a CDS encoding ROK family protein: MMPRPGQLTAALDIGATKIAYGLISDATPRHPRAAATLPTQPTGHSPQEQVRTALDRLRASLRDGETIARVGIGAPGVVLAPEGYVAHAGPTLPGWAGTNLTELVREHGIDAPVACANDVRVWGFGEHHLGAGRELPDGTALYVSLGTGVGGAFLCAGELAASPTGTAGEISEIICADYQGKAARAEDVASGPGLARYHNAARGLSGPHQPSLRDIIAVLDRTRQDPRIDAPLAAAIIDGNLRGLGRALAGLVSGLDMVGVVIGGGVGSIGPRILEPLRAGFASGLLAPNAKVQVHASALGSHAPLVAAAEFARRCCA, translated from the coding sequence ATGATGCCCCGGCCCGGCCAGCTCACCGCGGCCCTCGACATCGGGGCCACCAAGATCGCCTACGGGCTGATCAGCGACGCCACCCCGCGCCACCCCCGCGCCGCGGCCACCCTGCCCACTCAACCCACCGGGCACAGCCCCCAGGAGCAGGTGCGCACCGCGCTGGACCGGCTGCGCGCCAGCCTGCGCGACGGCGAGACCATCGCCCGCGTGGGCATCGGTGCCCCCGGAGTGGTCCTGGCCCCAGAAGGCTACGTCGCCCACGCCGGGCCGACCCTGCCCGGTTGGGCGGGCACCAACCTCACCGAGCTCGTCCGCGAGCACGGCATCGACGCGCCCGTCGCCTGCGCCAATGACGTGCGCGTGTGGGGCTTCGGCGAACACCACCTCGGCGCCGGGCGCGAACTTCCCGATGGCACCGCCCTGTACGTCTCCCTGGGCACCGGCGTGGGCGGGGCCTTCCTGTGCGCAGGCGAGCTCGCCGCCAGCCCCACCGGCACCGCCGGGGAGATCTCCGAGATCATCTGCGCCGACTACCAGGGTAAAGCCGCCCGCGCCGAAGACGTTGCCAGCGGGCCCGGCTTGGCGCGCTACCACAACGCCGCGCGGGGTTTGAGCGGCCCGCACCAGCCGAGCCTGCGCGACATCATCGCCGTCCTCGACCGCACCCGCCAGGACCCGCGTATCGACGCCCCCCTCGCCGCCGCCATCATCGACGGCAACCTGCGCGGGCTGGGGCGCGCCCTGGCGGGCCTGGTCAGCGGCCTGGACATGGTGGGGGTGGTCATCGGCGGCGGCGTCGGCTCTATCGGGCCGCGCATCTTAGAGCCGCTGCGCGCCGGGTTTGCCTCCGGGCTGCTGGCCCCCAATGCCAAGGTGCAGGTGCATGCCAGCGCCCTGGGCTCCCATGCGCCCTTGGTGGCGGCGGCGGAGTTCGCCCGGCGGTGTTGTGCCTAG
- a CDS encoding putative N-acetylmannosamine-6-phosphate 2-epimerase has translation MVARRAELCAAVSGRLIVSVQAPDGHPMRDTHTLTHVARACVAGGSPAIRCGGYGGLEDIRAIAAAVDVPVFGLTKEGTEGVYITPTVASVRAVAKAGAAVVCADATGRPRPDGAQLAEMVAAAHEAGALFMADCARPEDAGAAAAAGADIVSTTLAGYTPQRAATEGPDLECLRLARAAVGPEVFVIGEGRFHSPQDCAAGRAAGADAIIVGTAITDPAWITGHFAAGMDGIAPLRSGVVRGLGYRHSSDV, from the coding sequence ATGGTGGCTCGGCGGGCTGAGTTGTGCGCGGCGGTGTCCGGTCGATTGATCGTCTCGGTGCAGGCCCCGGATGGGCATCCGATGCGCGATACGCACACGCTGACCCATGTGGCGCGCGCGTGCGTGGCCGGGGGTTCCCCGGCGATTCGCTGCGGTGGCTACGGCGGCCTGGAGGATATCCGCGCGATCGCCGCTGCTGTGGATGTGCCGGTCTTCGGGCTGACCAAGGAGGGCACCGAGGGGGTGTATATCACTCCGACGGTGGCCTCCGTGCGTGCTGTGGCCAAGGCCGGGGCGGCCGTGGTGTGTGCGGATGCGACGGGGCGTCCGCGCCCGGATGGCGCGCAGCTGGCCGAGATGGTCGCGGCGGCCCATGAGGCCGGGGCGTTGTTCATGGCGGATTGTGCGCGCCCGGAGGACGCGGGGGCGGCCGCTGCGGCGGGGGCGGACATCGTGTCGACCACGCTGGCGGGCTACACGCCGCAGCGGGCGGCAACCGAGGGCCCGGACCTGGAGTGCCTGCGCCTGGCGCGGGCGGCGGTGGGCCCAGAGGTCTTTGTCATTGGCGAGGGCCGTTTTCACAGCCCGCAGGACTGCGCGGCGGGGCGCGCGGCGGGCGCGGACGCGATCATTGTCGGCACGGCGATCACGGATCCTGCGTGGATAACCGGGCATTTCGCCGCTGGCATGGACGGGATTGCCCCCCTCCGATCGGGGGTAGTGCGAGGGCTGGGTTACCGCCATTCATCAGACGTCTGA
- a CDS encoding ABC transporter substrate-binding protein — MNQELSRRRFLQLSGLFAAAAGIATTVSACAPDNPNISGGRGAGGGACAGTPNADGTISAAISYELGTNGFDPMSTSAALTVAANWHTFEGLTELNPADGKVYPALAATLPETSGTEAHITLRDGAAFADGTPVTPADVIFSFERVLDPANKSLYAGFIPFIDKVTAHGDNAVTVHLAHPTGVLAERLAVVKIVPKAAVTANKEAFDSLPMGTGPWRMTDNGGASKVLRFERNEHYTGPKPARAATMEWHVIPDSSTRINALQSGSAQAIDSVPYLNIDQLQATHSVQSVQGFGVLFAMFNNHPSNPFHDVRNRQAFLYALDYDSLITTGLSGQAAAPTSFLQETHPNYHRASTVYSHDPAKAKELFAQTGLKKLRLMCTDHNWVAQCTPLIQESLTAVGMDVDFSERQSADAYNAIDGKPEAFDVLVAPGDPSVFGTDPDLLMRWWYYAPTWADSRMHWMGSPGSDRVRGLLDAGIKATDAAAQQKIWNDTFDALSEEVPLYPLFHRKTPTAWDPSTLIDFEPISLSGLSFIDVATATAGAGS, encoded by the coding sequence ATGAACCAGGAACTGTCACGCCGGAGATTCCTCCAGCTATCCGGGCTCTTCGCCGCAGCAGCCGGCATAGCCACCACCGTCAGCGCCTGCGCGCCAGACAACCCCAACATCTCCGGTGGCCGCGGCGCCGGGGGCGGGGCCTGCGCCGGTACCCCCAACGCGGACGGCACCATCTCCGCAGCCATCTCCTACGAGCTGGGCACCAACGGGTTTGACCCCATGTCCACCTCCGCCGCGCTGACCGTGGCCGCCAACTGGCACACCTTCGAAGGCCTCACCGAGCTCAACCCGGCAGACGGAAAGGTCTACCCCGCGCTCGCGGCCACGCTGCCCGAAACCAGCGGCACCGAGGCCCACATCACCCTGCGCGACGGCGCCGCCTTCGCCGACGGCACCCCCGTCACGCCCGCCGACGTCATCTTCTCCTTCGAGCGCGTCCTCGACCCGGCCAACAAGTCCCTCTACGCCGGGTTCATCCCCTTCATTGACAAGGTCACCGCCCACGGCGACAACGCCGTGACGGTCCACCTGGCCCACCCCACCGGGGTGCTCGCCGAACGCCTCGCCGTGGTCAAGATCGTGCCCAAGGCCGCCGTGACCGCCAACAAGGAAGCCTTCGACTCCCTGCCCATGGGCACCGGCCCCTGGCGCATGACCGACAACGGCGGCGCCTCCAAGGTGCTGCGCTTCGAGCGCAACGAGCACTACACCGGGCCCAAGCCGGCCCGGGCGGCCACCATGGAATGGCACGTCATCCCGGACTCCTCCACGCGCATCAACGCCCTGCAGTCCGGCAGCGCCCAGGCCATCGACTCCGTGCCCTACCTCAACATCGACCAGCTCCAGGCCACCCACTCGGTGCAATCCGTCCAGGGCTTCGGGGTGTTGTTCGCCATGTTTAACAACCACCCCTCCAACCCCTTCCACGACGTGCGCAACCGGCAGGCCTTCCTCTACGCGCTGGACTATGACTCCCTGATCACCACCGGGCTGTCCGGGCAGGCCGCCGCGCCCACCAGCTTCCTGCAAGAAACCCACCCGAACTACCACCGGGCGTCCACCGTCTACAGCCACGACCCCGCCAAGGCCAAGGAGCTTTTCGCGCAGACCGGGCTGAAGAAGCTGCGCCTGATGTGCACCGACCACAACTGGGTTGCCCAGTGCACCCCCTTGATCCAAGAATCCTTGACCGCGGTGGGCATGGACGTGGACTTCTCCGAGCGCCAATCCGCCGACGCCTACAACGCCATCGACGGCAAGCCGGAGGCCTTCGACGTCCTTGTCGCCCCCGGCGACCCCTCCGTGTTTGGCACGGACCCGGACCTGCTCATGCGCTGGTGGTACTACGCGCCCACCTGGGCGGACTCCCGCATGCACTGGATGGGCAGCCCCGGCTCGGACCGCGTCCGCGGGCTTCTCGACGCCGGCATCAAGGCCACGGACGCCGCCGCGCAGCAAAAGATCTGGAACGACACCTTCGACGCCCTGTCCGAGGAGGTACCGCTCTATCCCCTGTTCCACCGCAAGACGCCCACGGCCTGGGATCCTTCCACCCTCATCGACTTCGAGCCGATCTCCCTGTCCGGCTTGAGCTTTATCGACGTCGCCACCGCCACCGCCGGCGCCGGATCCTAG
- a CDS encoding ABC transporter permease — translation MSNLIRLIGRRLIALPIMILGVTLLVFIVMSFSPSDPARLALGESAAPEALEAYREAHGLNDPMLVRYVDFLWGMLHGDLGTTSGGGSVTEVVARAFPITLQLTFVGLILAVIVALILGIIAALYRDRWPDQLIRVASIAALATPSFWLALLLIQWLGAVPGGWGFFPALITNWIPFSDNPRWYLNDIVLPAVALAVPVAGSLARVVRTAMVEELDKDYVRTAIGAGVPFREVIYRNVLRNALITPITVLGLRVGYLMGGAVIIEIIFNIRAMGQLILDGVQRNDVYLVQGVTLTVAIAFIVVNIVVDMLYVMVNPRIRSI, via the coding sequence ATGTCCAACCTCATTCGGCTCATCGGCCGGCGCCTCATCGCGCTGCCGATCATGATCCTCGGCGTGACGCTGCTGGTGTTCATCGTCATGTCCTTCTCCCCGTCCGACCCGGCGCGCCTGGCGCTCGGCGAGTCCGCCGCCCCGGAGGCCCTGGAGGCCTACCGCGAGGCCCACGGCCTCAACGATCCCATGCTCGTGCGCTACGTGGACTTCCTGTGGGGGATGCTCCACGGGGACCTGGGCACCACGTCCGGTGGCGGCAGCGTCACGGAGGTGGTCGCCCGGGCCTTCCCCATCACCTTGCAGCTGACCTTCGTGGGCCTGATCCTGGCCGTGATCGTGGCGCTGATCTTAGGCATCATCGCCGCGCTGTATCGGGATCGCTGGCCGGACCAGCTCATCCGCGTGGCCTCCATCGCCGCGCTGGCCACGCCGTCTTTCTGGCTGGCCCTGCTGCTCATCCAGTGGCTGGGTGCCGTACCGGGCGGCTGGGGCTTCTTCCCCGCGCTGATTACCAATTGGATTCCCTTCTCCGACAACCCCAGGTGGTACCTCAATGACATCGTGCTTCCCGCCGTGGCGTTGGCGGTGCCGGTGGCCGGCTCGCTCGCCCGCGTGGTGCGCACGGCCATGGTCGAGGAGCTGGACAAGGACTACGTCCGCACCGCCATCGGCGCGGGCGTGCCCTTCCGCGAGGTGATCTACCGCAACGTGTTGCGCAACGCGCTGATCACCCCGATTACGGTGCTGGGCCTGCGCGTGGGCTACCTCATGGGTGGCGCGGTCATCATCGAGATCATCTTTAATATCCGGGCCATGGGCCAACTCATTTTGGACGGCGTGCAACGCAATGACGTCTACCTGGTCCAGGGTGTGACCCTGACGGTGGCCATCGCGTTCATCGTGGTCAACATCGTCGTGGACATGCTCTACGTCATGGTTAATCCGAGAATCAGGAGCATCTGA
- a CDS encoding dipeptide/oligopeptide/nickel ABC transporter permease/ATP-binding protein, with amino-acid sequence MRHSLTKKLEARAGGRFTGLSSLPLNSKIALAILTVIILGALGAGLVTSYDPLASGPPVQPPSGEHWFGTDAIGRDIFSRVLYGARSSLVIGLCATLAALAAAAVLGSIAATGGKVVSEVLMRVLDIIMSFPGIALAAVFVAVFGNSVPVLVFAIGFLYTPQLARVIRANILGEFGEDYVSASRVMGASTTHILLVQVARNCLAPVMVFATVLVADAIVFEASLSFINAGVEPPTPSWGNILSDGKSLVLSGAWWPTFFPGIMILVTVLCLNILSEGLTDALATPAARPLRVPEEPAEGDVDKQPSDRPLTLGTTSQAEAEQALSLALTSLRESEIEHNSRLVFDGADEPLIEVRNLSISFPASHGDVAIVDNISFTVAPGETMGLVGESGCGKSLTAMAIMGLLPPTAHITGEILYKGTNLLALSPKEHNALRGHDIAMIYQDALSSLNPSMLIRSQLHQLTKRGGQRSAEELLELVGLDAQRTLRSYPHELSGGQRQRVLIAMALTRNPSLLIADEPTTALDVTVQAQVVDLLNELREKLGFAMIFVSHDLALVSRLAHRITVMYAGQLIEQAPTAQLLRDPRHEYTRGLLGAVLSVEAGAQRLYQVPGTVPSPEEFVPGDRFAPRSQDPQAQRRVDTKPVLTRIAGTDHYVSTTPQEAP; translated from the coding sequence CTGCGTCACTCCCTAACCAAGAAACTGGAGGCGCGCGCCGGCGGCCGCTTCACCGGCTTGTCTTCCCTGCCGCTGAACTCCAAGATTGCGCTGGCCATCCTCACGGTGATCATCCTTGGCGCGCTGGGCGCCGGGCTGGTGACCTCCTACGATCCGCTGGCCTCGGGCCCGCCGGTGCAGCCGCCGAGTGGTGAGCACTGGTTTGGCACGGATGCCATCGGGCGCGACATTTTCTCCCGCGTCCTCTACGGCGCCCGGTCCTCGCTGGTCATCGGCCTGTGTGCCACACTGGCGGCGCTGGCCGCGGCAGCCGTGTTGGGGTCGATCGCGGCCACCGGCGGCAAGGTGGTCTCCGAGGTGCTCATGCGCGTGCTGGACATCATCATGTCCTTCCCCGGCATCGCCCTGGCGGCCGTCTTTGTCGCCGTGTTTGGCAATAGCGTGCCGGTGCTGGTGTTTGCCATCGGGTTCTTGTACACCCCGCAGCTGGCGCGCGTGATCCGGGCCAATATCCTCGGCGAGTTCGGCGAGGACTATGTCTCCGCCTCCCGGGTGATGGGCGCCTCCACGACCCACATTCTGCTCGTGCAGGTGGCCCGCAACTGCCTGGCCCCGGTCATGGTGTTTGCCACGGTGCTCGTGGCGGATGCCATCGTCTTCGAGGCCTCCCTGTCCTTCATCAACGCCGGCGTGGAGCCGCCCACCCCGTCCTGGGGCAACATCCTGTCCGACGGCAAGTCCCTGGTGCTCTCCGGGGCGTGGTGGCCCACCTTCTTCCCCGGCATCATGATCCTGGTGACGGTGCTGTGCCTGAACATCCTGTCTGAGGGGCTTACCGACGCCCTGGCCACCCCGGCCGCGCGCCCGCTGCGGGTTCCTGAGGAGCCGGCGGAAGGCGACGTCGATAAGCAGCCCTCCGACCGCCCGCTCACGCTGGGCACGACCAGCCAAGCCGAGGCCGAACAGGCGCTCTCGCTCGCGCTGACCAGCCTGCGGGAATCCGAAATCGAACACAACTCGCGGCTGGTCTTCGACGGCGCGGACGAACCGCTCATTGAGGTGCGCAACCTGTCCATCTCCTTCCCCGCCTCCCACGGGGACGTGGCCATCGTGGACAACATCTCCTTTACCGTCGCGCCCGGGGAAACCATGGGCCTGGTCGGCGAATCCGGATGCGGAAAATCGCTGACCGCGATGGCGATCATGGGGCTGCTTCCCCCCACCGCCCACATCACGGGAGAAATCCTGTACAAGGGCACCAACCTGCTCGCCCTGAGCCCCAAGGAGCACAACGCGCTGCGCGGCCATGACATCGCCATGATCTACCAGGACGCGCTGTCCTCCCTCAACCCCTCCATGCTCATCCGCTCCCAACTCCACCAGCTGACCAAGCGCGGCGGGCAACGCAGCGCCGAGGAGCTGCTTGAGCTGGTGGGCCTCGACGCCCAGCGCACCCTGCGCTCCTACCCGCACGAGCTCTCCGGCGGGCAACGCCAGCGCGTCCTCATCGCCATGGCGCTGACCCGCAACCCCTCGCTGCTCATCGCCGACGAGCCCACCACCGCCCTGGACGTCACCGTCCAAGCCCAGGTGGTTGACCTGCTCAACGAGCTGCGCGAGAAGCTCGGCTTTGCCATGATCTTTGTCTCCCACGACCTCGCGCTGGTCTCCCGGCTGGCCCACCGCATCACCGTGATGTACGCCGGCCAGCTCATCGAACAGGCGCCCACCGCGCAGCTGCTGCGCGACCCGCGCCACGAATACACCCGCGGGCTGCTCGGCGCCGTGCTCTCCGTCGAGGCCGGCGCGCAGCGCCTCTACCAGGTGCCCGGGACCGTCCCGTCGCCCGAGGAGTTCGTCCCCGGCGACCGGTTCGCTCCCCGCTCCCAAGACCCGCAGGCCCAGCGCAGGGTGGACACCAAACCGGTGCTCACCCGCATCGCCGGGACCGACCACTACGTCTCCACGACCCCCCAGGAGGCACCATGA
- a CDS encoding ABC transporter ATP-binding protein: MTPVIEMRDANVVFTTRTGSLFHPTKVHANKDINLAIHHNEVVGIVGESGCGKSTLARVMVGLQEPTSGQVLFNGKKLRPRRQRKELGQTVSVVFQDPATSLNPRMNVHDQLLDPLRVHKVGTAATREARVRELIELVGLPASTLEVLPRQISGGQRQRVAIARALALGPQVIIADEPTSALDVSVRAQVLNLLVDLRREFGLGLVFISHDINTVRYVSDRICVMNSGRIIEQAPTEELFAHPAEDYTRTLLGSVPSLLS, translated from the coding sequence ATGACCCCCGTCATTGAGATGCGCGACGCCAACGTCGTGTTCACCACCCGCACCGGAAGTCTGTTCCACCCCACCAAGGTGCACGCCAACAAGGACATCAACCTGGCCATCCACCACAACGAGGTGGTCGGCATCGTCGGCGAATCCGGCTGCGGCAAATCCACGCTCGCCCGCGTGATGGTGGGCCTGCAAGAACCCACCAGCGGACAGGTGCTGTTCAACGGAAAGAAGCTGCGCCCCCGCCGCCAGCGCAAAGAGTTGGGCCAGACCGTCTCCGTGGTCTTCCAGGACCCGGCGACCTCGCTCAACCCCCGGATGAACGTCCACGACCAGCTCCTCGACCCCCTGCGGGTGCACAAGGTGGGCACCGCCGCCACCCGCGAGGCGCGCGTGCGCGAACTCATCGAGCTAGTTGGCCTGCCCGCCTCCACGCTCGAGGTGCTGCCCCGGCAGATCTCCGGCGGGCAGCGCCAGCGCGTCGCCATCGCGCGTGCCCTGGCGCTCGGCCCGCAGGTCATCATCGCCGACGAGCCCACCTCGGCTCTCGACGTCTCCGTGCGCGCCCAAGTGCTCAATCTGCTGGTAGACCTGCGCCGCGAATTCGGCCTGGGGCTGGTGTTTATCTCCCACGACATCAACACCGTGCGCTACGTCTCCGACCGCATCTGCGTGATGAACTCCGGGCGGATCATCGAGCAAGCCCCCACCGAGGAGCTCTTCGCCCACCCCGCCGAGGACTACACCCGCACCCTGCTGGGCTCAGTGCCCTCCCTGCTGAGCTAA